Proteins encoded in a region of the Pseudothermotoga elfii DSM 9442 = NBRC 107921 genome:
- a CDS encoding ABC transporter ATP-binding protein, which yields MLLKVENLQIGFKTNMGKIVPVDDVFFEVNDGEILGIVGESGCGKTVTAYAITRLLPKNAFISKDSHIWFSGVDLVTLHSDELCKIRGKEISMIFQEPMSSLNPVYTAGWQIEEVYELHEKMRKEERKSKAVQMLADVKIPEPNSRYNHYPNQLSGGMRQRVMIAMALACSPKLLIADEPTTALDVTIQAQVLKLMLDLKEKFNTAILLITHNLAVVAEMCDKVAVMYAGQVIEKAGVYEIFENPLHPYTKALLNSVPKIHDELHKEKLASIEGVVPHPARYPAGCRFHPRCIFKKDICSRQKPQNLFVGSDHMVKCWLYSEGETDGKNS from the coding sequence ATGCTTTTAAAAGTAGAAAACCTGCAGATTGGATTTAAAACGAACATGGGAAAAATTGTTCCTGTGGACGATGTTTTTTTTGAGGTCAACGACGGTGAAATACTGGGTATCGTAGGGGAGTCTGGCTGTGGTAAAACTGTTACGGCATACGCGATCACAAGACTTTTGCCGAAAAATGCCTTCATTTCAAAAGATTCACATATATGGTTCAGTGGCGTTGATCTTGTGACTCTGCACAGTGATGAATTGTGCAAAATCAGGGGAAAAGAAATTTCGATGATTTTTCAAGAACCAATGTCCTCTTTGAACCCCGTTTACACAGCAGGTTGGCAGATAGAAGAAGTTTATGAGCTTCACGAAAAGATGAGAAAGGAAGAAAGGAAAAGCAAAGCTGTACAGATGCTGGCGGATGTAAAAATACCAGAACCAAACAGCAGATATAATCATTATCCCAACCAGCTGTCTGGCGGCATGAGACAGCGTGTAATGATAGCAATGGCTTTAGCTTGCAGTCCAAAACTCTTGATAGCTGATGAACCAACAACAGCCCTCGATGTTACAATACAAGCTCAGGTACTCAAATTAATGCTTGATCTTAAAGAAAAATTCAACACGGCAATTTTATTGATAACCCATAACCTTGCAGTTGTTGCCGAAATGTGTGACAAAGTCGCTGTCATGTATGCAGGCCAAGTGATAGAGAAAGCAGGTGTCTACGAGATTTTTGAAAATCCTCTACACCCATATACAAAAGCACTTTTAAATTCTGTTCCCAAGATACATGATGAATTACACAAAGAAAAACTCGCATCAATTGAAGGAGTAGTTCCACACCCAGCAAGATACCCAGCTGGCTGTAGATTTCATCCAAGATGTATTTTCAAAAAAGATATCTGCTCGCGGCAAAAACCACAGAATCTCTTCGTTGGGTCAGATCACATGGTCAAATGCTGGCTTTACAGTGAGGGAGAGACAGATGGAAAAAATTCTTGA